Below is a window of Nocardia asteroides DNA.
GGCGAGGGCGGGGCCGAGCGGCCGGTGAGGCTGCTGCCCTCCTCCAGGCCCGCCACCCGCTGAGCCCAGTGCTGCTTGTCGGACTCGAAGCGGGAGCTGTCGCGGTAGGCGATCTCCGACTCGTAGAGCGCGCGCAGATCGGTGGCCTTGTTGTCCGGCGCGTCCACGCCGGTGACGGCCGCGGTGTAGAGCTGTGCCGTGCGGTTGACGAAGTTGTTGGCGCCGAAACCGTCGAGCACGATGTGGTGGACGCGGGCGTACCAGTACCAGCGCTCGTCCTCGAGCTGCAGCGCGGCGGCCTGGACCAGGCGGTCGGCGACGATGTCGAGCGGGCGGGAGTACTCCGCGCGCATCCACGCCGCGGCCGCGGCCTCGGGATCGGCCTCGCCGCGCAGGTCGACATAGATCAGGGTGTCGTCCTGGGTGAGGTCGACGGTCTGCATCGGTTCGCCGTCGATCTCGACGATGCGCAGGAAGCCCGACTGCTGCTCCGCGGCGGCCGCGGAGCTGACGCGCTCGAGCGTGGGCACGTCGAGGCGGCCACGCAGGTCGACGAACTGGGCGATGTTGATCGGCACCTGTGGGTCGACGTGCTGCGCGTACCAGATACCCAGCTGTGCGGGCGAGAGCGGGAAGTACTCCGCAGAGACTCCACGTCCGTCACCAGTTTCGCCGTTTCCGCCGAAATCCAGCCGGTCCAACCCAAACCTCGCTTCCGGAACACCTGGGTAGGCGCTCCCCGACGACACCGGAACGCAGGCGCCTCAGCCAGAACTAGCGTGGCGCCTGCGTCTCGGGTTCAGTTCTCGAAATCAATCAGGCAAAAAATGTCCATTGGCACTATCTGTCAGGCCGTCCGGTCGTGTTACATGGCCGAGACCATGCCCACGACCGCCGGACCGGCAGCGCCGGTGTGCTCGTCGCAAACCATCGCACCAATCTACCGGTGCGCTCGCCCGGCAACCAACCACCTCCATAGCCACCGAGCATCGGACCAGGTAAGGACCACGGAGCCGGTTAGCTGACGCTTGTCTGCGTTCTCACATCGTCGTGGGATGGCTTCGGCGGCGCAGGAACTGAGGCGTGGATCACACCGGGCGGTCTGCTCCCGGGGTAGCGCTCGCCCGGACCCGGGCCGGGTCGTAGAGGTGGGATTGCGCGCAGTCGAGCGAGGGGGTGAGGGCCCGGCCGACGAGGATCACAGCGGCCTGGCGCAGGCCGGCGGCCTCGACCTGGTCGGCAATGTCGGCGAGGGTGCCGCGCAGGACGAGTTGTTCGGGCTGGCTGGCGCGGTAGACCACGGCGACGGGACAGTCGGGGCCGTACTCGCCGGCCAGTTCCGCCGCCAGAATCCGGACGCGGGTGATCGCCAGGTGCAGGGCCAGGGTGGCCCCGGTGGCGGCGAAGTTGGCCAGCGCTTCACCCTCCGGCATCGCGGTGGAGCGGGCCTGGGTGCGGGTGAGGACCACCGACTGGACGACCTCGGGAACGGTCAGCTCGGTACCGAGGGCGGCGGCCGCGGCCGCGTAGGCGGGGACACCGGGGGTGATGTCCCACGGCACGCCGTGCGCGTCGAGGCGGCGGGTCTGCTCGGTGAGCGCCGAGTAGATCGACGGGTCGCCCGAGCAGAGGCGGGCCACGTCCTGCCCGGCCCGGTGCGCGCGGACCAGGTGCTCGGTGATCTGGTCCAGGTCGAGGCGCTGGGTGTCGATCAGTTCGGTGCCGGGCGCGCAGTGTGCCAGCACCTCGGGGTCGAGGTAGGTGCCCGCGTACAGGCACACCGGGCTCGCGCGCAGCAGGTTCACCGCGCGCACCGTGAGCAGGTCGGCCGCGCCGGGGCCCGCGCCGATGAAGTGCACCGTCATGCCAGCAGCGTAGAGCCCGCGTATCGCCCGTTCCCGAGCGCCGTCCGGATCGCCGCGACGACGGCTCAGCGCGTCGTCGCCCGCACGAAGGTCGACGCGAGATGCAGGTTGTTCCGCGGGTTCGCGTCCGTGCTCGCGCTCGACACGTGCAGGAACGAGGTGATCAGCGTCAGCCGGCGGGGCGCGGTGAAGACCACGGTGAACGTCCTGGTCTCCCCCGCCTCGAGGGTGGGCAGCAGGAAGCGCACGTGGGTCGGGCGCACCTCACCGCCGCCGGGGTCGACCAGCCGGTCCCAGCCCTGGGTCGACAGGCGCGCTTCCACCCCGGTCGCCTGTCGGCCGCCGGCATTGGTGAGGGTGACCGTCGCCGTCACTTGCGCGCCGGGCTCGGCCGTGCGCGGCAGGTCCAGGCGCACGCCCACGTCGCCGGGGAGGTCGCCGGGCGACTGGCCCACCCGCAGCACCCACAGCGTCATCGTGCCCCGGCTCGGCGCGACCCCGGTGGCCGCGTCGCCGGAGTAGTCGGCGGCGACCAGGTGGGTGCCGAAGCCGAGGTGGGCGACGTCGACGTCGCGGGCGATCGCGAGACCGTTGTCCACGGGCACCGGCGCGCCGAGCGGTTTCCCGTCGGCGGAGAACTGGACGGTGCCCGCGTCGATCTCCCCTGCCGGGTCGCGGGTGATCCGGGCGGTGAGGTCGAGCTGTTCGAAGTAGGAGACCGGGTTGTGGTCGGCACTGACCGTCGTCGTGGTGGTCGCGGTGTAGACCGTGAGCTCGGCCTGTCCCTGCGACGGCGCGTAGTTGTCGTCGCCGAGGTAGCGCGCCTCGATCGTGCCGGTACCCGCGCGCAGCGGCGGTGAGCTCGCGGTGCCGTCGGCCGCGATCGGCACCGGGTCGCCGAGTGGAGAACCGTTCTGGGCGAACAGGATCGCACCGGTCGGCGCGGGGGTATCCGGTCTCGGCGTCGGCACGGTGACCGTGGCGCCGACCACCGCGCCGGCGAGCACCGGCGGCGGTGGGAGGGTCAGGTGTGTTTCGGTGGCCGCCTGGTCGGCCTGCACCAGCAGCCCGACACTGCCGAATACCGGCGCGAAGACCTTGCTCGGGTCGTCGGCCAGGTAGGTTGCCAGCACGTGGTGGGTGCCCGGCCGCAGACCGCTGATCGCGGGCAGGGTCGCCACGCCGTCGACGAGTTCGATCGGTCCCGGTGTCGCGACGCCGTCGATCTCGAACCGCACGTGACCGGCCGGTGTGCCGAATGCCGGTGTGGTGCCGGGCTTCTGGCTCACCTTCGCGCGGAAATTCACCGGCTCGCCGACCCGGGAGATCTGGCCGGGCGCGCTCGTCGTCACCTCGATCTCGGTGGGAACCTGGTCGTCGTGCAGGCGGAAGACGGTGCCGCCGATCAGGTGGGCCGGGTCGTCGGTGGCGGCGGCGTGGACCAGGAAACCACCGCTCAGCTCGCCCTGCCGCGCGGCGGGCAGCGCGGTGAGGCGCACCTCGGCGAAGCCCTCCGCGTCGGTGGTGGCCTGAATGCTGGTGCCGCCGTTGGCGAAGACGGCGGCAGGCGGCTGCCCGGCAGGCAGCTCGAAGGTGATCGACTTGCCCGCCTGCGGACCATGGATCGCGTCGACGAACTGCACCCGCAACGGCTGGGCGAACGGCTGACCTGAATAGGCGCTCTGGCTGTTGCCCGAAATCAGGTTCACCCGGCTGCGTTTCGACGGGATAGGCACGATCAGCTGCACCTTGCCGTCGTTGAGCCGATCGCGATTGCCGTAGCTGCCGTCGGGGCCGTTGTAGAAGTGCGGCCGCTGGTTCGCGACGGCCTCGACCGTGGACCGGCCGCCACCACCGCCACCACCGCCACCGTCGTTGCCGTCCTGTGCGCCATGGCCTTTGCCGCCGCCGTTGCTGCCGCCACCACCGCCACCACCGCCACCGCCGGTGGTACTGCCGGTCGCGTGGCCGCCGTCGGCGCCGCGTTCGCTGCCGCCCTCGCCGCCGAAACCGCCGCCGAAACCGCCGCTGCCGCCGTCGCCGGGCGTGGGAGCGCCGTTGCCACCGTCACCGCCGCCGGCGCCGAAGCCGTTGCCACCGCCTCCACCGCCGCCACCGGCGATCACGATGGGTTTGCTGTCTCTGGAAGGTCTTGTCCCGCACTCGGCTTCGTCTTGGCTCACCGCCGACGCGCCACCGCCACCGGCCCCGCTGTAGGAGGCGTCGGAGTCGGCCGTCCCCCGTGACCCGCCCTTGCCGTACCCCCAGCCGCCACCGGCCCCGCCGTACCGGCCGACCTCGATCTTCAGCTGTTTGCGTTCCCGCACCGCGATGACGGCCTGCACCCCGCTGCCCGCGCCGCCGGTGCCCACATCGCCGAAGTCGTGGCCGCCGCCCCCGCCCGCCGCGCCGAGGACGTCGGCGAAGATCTCGTCGACGCCGTCGCCCACGCAGTAGTACTGGGCCTGGTCACCGTGCACACCGAAGGTGGTGGTGCGGACGCCGTCGGCCGAGGTGAGGAACAGGACGTAGCCGTCGCCCGAGACCGACGCCGTGGTGACGCTCGCCTTCGACAGACCCGGCGAGGCGTACGAGGTCCCGCCACCGCCGCCGGCGCCACCGGCTCCGGGCGCCGCGTGCGGGCCGTGCGAGATCGGCGTCTCCGGCGCGGCCGCGCCACCGCATCCCCCGCCCTGACCGTCGCCGCCCTGATAGCCGCCACCCCCGCCGCCACCGCCACCACCGCCGCCGGTCTTGTCGAAGGTGTGCCCGGCGCCGCCCGCGCGTGGACCACCACAGGTGAGACCGCTGGGCGTGGTGCCCGCCGGATTGTTCTCGCCCGCCCCACCCGTCCACGGCGGACCCTCCTGCCAGCCGACCGCGGCGCTGCCGTCACCACCGTCGCCGCCGTCGCGCCGGGAGCCGCCGCCGCAGTAGAAGAAGGTCGAGTCCTGCACCGGCGACACCGAATAGCAGTCGGGCGCGTTGCCGCCCGCCCCGCCGCCGCCACCGGCCACCAGTACCGGCGCGTTGTCCGGGCCGAGCACGGCGGACGCCCCTCCGCCGCCACCGCCGTCCCAGCCGCTCGAGTAGACCGTCCCGAAATTGGTGAC
It encodes the following:
- the cobM gene encoding precorrin-4 C(11)-methyltransferase, with amino-acid sequence MTVHFIGAGPGAADLLTVRAVNLLRASPVCLYAGTYLDPEVLAHCAPGTELIDTQRLDLDQITEHLVRAHRAGQDVARLCSGDPSIYSALTEQTRRLDAHGVPWDITPGVPAYAAAAAALGTELTVPEVVQSVVLTRTQARSTAMPEGEALANFAATGATLALHLAITRVRILAAELAGEYGPDCPVAVVYRASQPEQLVLRGTLADIADQVEAAGLRQAAVILVGRALTPSLDCAQSHLYDPARVRASATPGADRPV
- a CDS encoding Ig-like domain repeat protein is translated as MAGRTVLRAWLAASLGALLAVGTATFAQAQPPSPPADRASEHFEDAESGLAIDVFYCSSRTQTYTVPAGTTSLYIEAVGGQGQTPNPNFTGIGGLGGQVSGGLRVTPQQQFQVQVGCAGGENGGFSPYAPGGARGEAVDQVTNFGTVYSSGWDGGGGGGASAVLGPDNAPVLVAGGGGGAGGNAPDCYSVSPVQDSTFFYCGGGSRRDGGDGGDGSAAVGWQEGPPWTGGAGENNPAGTTPSGLTCGGPRAGGAGHTFDKTGGGGGGGGGGGGYQGGDGQGGGCGGAAAPETPISHGPHAAPGAGGAGGGGGTSYASPGLSKASVTTASVSGDGYVLFLTSADGVRTTTFGVHGDQAQYYCVGDGVDEIFADVLGAAGGGGGHDFGDVGTGGAGSGVQAVIAVRERKQLKIEVGRYGGAGGGWGYGKGGSRGTADSDASYSGAGGGGASAVSQDEAECGTRPSRDSKPIVIAGGGGGGGGNGFGAGGGDGGNGAPTPGDGGSGGFGGGFGGEGGSERGADGGHATGSTTGGGGGGGGGGSNGGGKGHGAQDGNDGGGGGGGGGRSTVEAVANQRPHFYNGPDGSYGNRDRLNDGKVQLIVPIPSKRSRVNLISGNSQSAYSGQPFAQPLRVQFVDAIHGPQAGKSITFELPAGQPPAAVFANGGTSIQATTDAEGFAEVRLTALPAARQGELSGGFLVHAAATDDPAHLIGGTVFRLHDDQVPTEIEVTTSAPGQISRVGEPVNFRAKVSQKPGTTPAFGTPAGHVRFEIDGVATPGPIELVDGVATLPAISGLRPGTHHVLATYLADDPSKVFAPVFGSVGLLVQADQAATETHLTLPPPPVLAGAVVGATVTVPTPRPDTPAPTGAILFAQNGSPLGDPVPIAADGTASSPPLRAGTGTIEARYLGDDNYAPSQGQAELTVYTATTTTTVSADHNPVSYFEQLDLTARITRDPAGEIDAGTVQFSADGKPLGAPVPVDNGLAIARDVDVAHLGFGTHLVAADYSGDAATGVAPSRGTMTLWVLRVGQSPGDLPGDVGVRLDLPRTAEPGAQVTATVTLTNAGGRQATGVEARLSTQGWDRLVDPGGGEVRPTHVRFLLPTLEAGETRTFTVVFTAPRRLTLITSFLHVSSASTDANPRNNLHLASTFVRATTR